Proteins encoded in a region of the Phaenicophaeus curvirostris isolate KB17595 chromosome 20, BPBGC_Pcur_1.0, whole genome shotgun sequence genome:
- the PTGS1 gene encoding prostaglandin G/H synthase 1 has protein sequence MGGGCRAPGLLLAHAVLLCAAGSAATHRSVNPCCHFPCQNQGVCVRVGLEGYECDCTRTGYSGDNCTSPELWTRLHNLLKPSPAFYHFILTQFRWFWDIINRTFIRDTLMRVVLTVRANLIPSPPTFNSDYGYISWEAYANVSYYTRILPPVPDDCPTPMGTKGKQQLPDPQLLAESFLLRHKFEADPRGTNLMFAFFAQHFTHQFFKTSGKMGRGFTKALGHGVDLGHLYGDNLQRQHQLRLFRDGKLKFQVVDGEVYPPAVTDAPVHMVYPPAIPKEKQLAMGQEVFGLLPGLCVYSTLWLREHNRVCDILRREHPTWSDEQLFQTARLILIGETIKIVIEDYVQHLSGYFFNLKFDPELLFGTQFQYRNRIAVEFNQLYHWHGLMPDSFIVQGEEYSYEQFLYNTSMLMDYGVEALVESFSKQIAGRIGGGQTINTNVLKVAVGVIKESRQLRLQPFNEYRKRFGMKPYKSFQELTGEEEKAAELQELYGDIDALEFYPGLLLEKPQPGGMFGESMVEIGSPFSLKGLFGNPICSPEYWKPSTFGGATGFEIVKTASLKKLVCLNVKKCPYVAFRVPDAEERGSSRGGGRSEEL, from the exons ATGGGCGGCGGGTGCCGAGCCCCGGGGCTGCTGCTCGCCCACGCCGTGCTGCTCTGCGCCGCGGGGAGCGCCGCCACCCACCGCTCCG TGAATCCCTGTTGCCATTTCCCCTGCCAGAACCAAGGGGTGTGCGTGAGGGTCGGCCTGGAAGGGTATGAGTGCGACTGCACGAGGACGGGATACTCCGGGGACAACTGCACCTCCC CCGAGCTCTGGACGCGTCTCCACAACCTGCTGAAGCCCAGTCCTGCCTTCTACCACTTCATCCTAACCCAGTTCAGGTGGTTTTGGGACATCATCAACAGAACCTTCATCAGGGACACGCTCATGCGGGTTGTGCTCACAG TTCGTGCCAATCtcatccccagcccccccacctTCAACTCTGACTATGGCTACATCAGCTGGGAAGCCTACGCCAACGTCAGCTACTACACGCGCATCCTCCCACCCGTGCCGGACGACTGCCCGACGCCCATGGGGACCAAAG ggaagcagcagctgcccgATCCCCAGCTCCTGGCAGAGAGTTTCCTGCTACGGCACAAGTTTGAAGCCGATCCCAGAGGCACCAACCTGATGTTTGCCTTCTTTGCCCAGCATTTCACCCACCAGTTCTTCAAGACTTCTGGAAAGATGGGACGCGGCTTCACCAAAGCGCTCGGGCACGGG GTGGATCTTGGGCACTTGTACGGGGACAACCTGCAGCGGCAGCACCAGCTGCGTCTCTTCAGGGATGGGAAGCTGAAATTCCAG GTGGTGGATGGAGAGGTGTACCCCCCCGCAGTCACCGATGCTCCGGTCCACATGGTCTACCCGCCTGCCATccccaaggagaagcagctggcGATGGGGCAGGAGGTGTTTGGGCTGCTGCCGGGGCTCTGCGTGTACAGCACGCTCTGGCTGCGCGAGCACAACCGCGTCTGCGACATACTGAGACGGGAGCATCCCACCTGGAGCGACGAGCAGCTCTTCCAGACGGCTCGTCTCATCCTCATCG GGGAGACCATCAAGATCGTCATTGAGGACTACGTCCAGCACCTCAGCGGGTACTTTTTCAACCTGAAGTTCGACCCTGAGCTGCTGTTTGGGACGCAGTTCCAGTACCGGAATCGCATCGCAGTGGAGTTCAACCAGCTCTATCACTGGCACGGGCTGATGCCCGACTCCTTCATCGTCCAGGGGGAAGAGTACAGCTACGAGCAGTTCCTCTACAACACCTCCATGCTCATGGACTACGGCGTGGAGGCACTGGTGGAGTCCTTTTCCAAACAGATCGCAGGAAGG ATCGGTGGGGGACAAACCATCAACACTAACGTCCTCAAAGTGGCCGTTGGGGTCATCAAGGAGTCCCGGCAGCTGAGGCTACAGCCGTTTAACGAGTATCGGAAGAGGTTTGGCATGAAGCCCTACAAGTCCTTCCAGGAGCTGACAG gggaagaagagaaggcagcagagctgcaagAACTGTATGGAGACATTGATGCTCTGGAGTTTTATCCAGGCTTGCTGCTTGAGAAACCCCAACCCGGCGGAATGTTTGGAGAAAGCATGGTGGAGATCGgatctcccttttccctgaaggGGCTTTTCGGGAACCCCATCTGCTCCCCAGAGTACTGGAAACCCAGTACTTTCGGCGGAGCAACCGGCTTTGAGATCGTTAAGACAGCATCGCTCAAGAAACTCGTGTGCCTCAACGTGAAGAAGTGCCCATACGTGGCGTTCCGCGTGCCGGACGCTGAGGAAAGAGGCAGCTCTCGGGGTGGAGGACGATCTGAGGAGCTCTAG